In a single window of the Halobaculum lipolyticum genome:
- a CDS encoding DUF7289 family protein, translating to MRGSTDADAGERGSGSRDRAVSDVLGFVLIFSLVLTSTVVVVVAGIGGLEDAREAERVSNAERAVDVLADNIDDLAVRRAPARGTEFSLSSGTLTFGAETRMSVLVWRDGSQRLVAEATMEPVVYDFGDERVVYEGTAVFRESSGGAAVVRRPRLSADDEAAVVTLVGTEGFGASRGGQGRVLVRTLVDDRDARTVRGVTNATVRVRTTESRAPAWLRALEATTPGDDACSLDVDTVECVVETETVTVTETTVDVRYEA from the coding sequence ATGCGCGGCTCGACCGACGCCGACGCCGGCGAGCGCGGGAGCGGCTCCCGCGACCGAGCGGTGAGCGACGTGCTCGGGTTCGTGTTGATCTTCTCGCTCGTGCTCACCAGCACGGTCGTCGTCGTCGTGGCGGGCATCGGCGGACTCGAGGACGCCCGCGAGGCAGAGCGGGTGTCGAACGCCGAGCGGGCCGTCGACGTGCTCGCGGACAACATCGACGACCTGGCGGTCAGGCGAGCGCCCGCGCGCGGGACGGAGTTCAGTCTCTCGTCGGGGACGTTGACGTTCGGCGCCGAGACGCGGATGAGCGTCCTCGTGTGGCGCGACGGCAGCCAGCGGCTCGTCGCGGAAGCGACGATGGAGCCTGTGGTCTACGACTTCGGGGACGAGCGCGTCGTGTACGAGGGGACCGCGGTGTTCCGCGAGTCGTCCGGCGGCGCCGCGGTCGTCCGGCGACCGCGCCTGTCGGCCGACGACGAGGCGGCCGTCGTCACGCTCGTCGGCACCGAAGGGTTCGGTGCGAGCCGCGGCGGCCAGGGACGGGTGCTCGTCAGGACGCTCGTCGACGACCGTGACGCCCGGACGGTCCGCGGCGTGACGAACGCGACCGTGCGGGTGCGAACGACAGAGTCGCGCGCGCCCGCGTGGCTCCGTGCGCTGGAGGCGACGACGCCGGGCGACGACGCCTGCTCGCTCGACGTCGACACCGTCGAGTGTGTCGTCGAGACGGAGACGGTCACGGTGACCGAGACGACCGTCGACGTCAGGTACGAGGCCTGA
- a CDS encoding DUF7288 family protein, producing MFDDRGQAHTLEAFAAALVVLSGVVFALQATAVTPLTGSTSSQYIENQQASQAESLLAAEAANGSVDDMLLYWNETERRFHGAGKRGYTSGLPPTAFGTAFSEAFLERGIAYNVNVYSVRPGPNGSVAPANATRERTRLVYLGEPTEHATVATRTVTLSDDDRLLAADGTPTADTLGAANTTYFAPDADPDSGLFGVFEVEVVLWRM from the coding sequence ATGTTCGACGACCGCGGGCAGGCGCACACGCTGGAGGCGTTCGCGGCGGCGCTGGTCGTGCTCTCCGGGGTCGTGTTCGCCCTGCAGGCGACGGCGGTCACGCCGCTCACCGGGAGTACGTCGAGCCAGTACATCGAGAACCAACAGGCGAGCCAAGCGGAGAGCCTGCTCGCGGCGGAGGCGGCGAACGGAAGCGTGGACGACATGCTACTGTACTGGAACGAGACCGAGCGCCGGTTCCACGGGGCGGGCAAACGCGGCTACACGAGCGGACTGCCGCCGACGGCGTTCGGCACCGCGTTCTCCGAGGCGTTCCTCGAACGGGGGATCGCGTACAACGTGAACGTGTACAGCGTCCGTCCCGGGCCGAACGGGAGCGTCGCCCCGGCCAACGCGACCCGCGAACGGACCCGGCTCGTCTACCTCGGCGAGCCGACCGAACACGCGACGGTGGCGACCCGGACGGTGACGCTGTCGGACGACGACCGGCTGCTCGCGGCCGACGGGACGCCGACCGCCGACACGCTCGGGGCGGCGAACACGACGTACTTCGCGCCCGACGCCGACCCGGACTCCGGGCTGTTCGGCGTCTTCGAGGTGGAGGTGGTGCTGTGGCGGATGTGA
- a CDS encoding DUF7266 family protein has product MREERAQSTALGYVLALGISAILITGLITAGGTYVESQRDRVVGDELRLHGERLAAAVADADRLAAAAGAGGDVAVRIDLPDRVAGGGYVVAVEQDGTTPDGRYRSLLLFRATNDDTSLAVPVATRAEVATLDPVPGGTLVVRLDGAGTLRVTRAETIAAASDLAGAGASAVGVPASAPRAPGGI; this is encoded by the coding sequence ATGCGTGAGGAGCGCGCCCAGTCGACGGCGCTGGGCTACGTGCTCGCGCTGGGGATCAGCGCGATACTCATCACCGGTCTGATCACGGCCGGCGGCACGTACGTCGAGAGCCAGCGCGACCGCGTGGTCGGCGACGAACTCCGGCTGCACGGCGAACGGCTCGCGGCCGCGGTCGCGGACGCGGACCGACTCGCTGCGGCGGCCGGCGCCGGCGGGGACGTCGCCGTCCGGATCGACCTGCCCGACCGGGTCGCCGGCGGCGGCTACGTCGTCGCGGTCGAACAGGACGGCACGACGCCCGACGGGCGCTACCGGTCGCTGTTGCTGTTTCGTGCGACGAACGACGACACGTCGCTGGCGGTCCCGGTGGCGACGCGGGCCGAGGTGGCGACGCTCGACCCCGTCCCCGGCGGCACGCTCGTCGTCCGGCTGGACGGTGCCGGCACGCTCCGGGTGACGCGGGCGGAGACCATCGCCGCCGCGAGCGACCTCGCGGGCGCCGGGGCGTCGGCCGTGGGCGTCCCGGCGTCGGCACCGCGCGCGCCGGGGGGGATCTGA
- a CDS encoding type II secretion system F family protein encodes MSLDTDSGFGSAAGFADAFYPVFRRLFDEDGDFVGGVDEKLTEARMNQPVELYVSRALGVGVLLGLVLWIVGMVVGWGVFALGLVTPESIGLGIPVDSAETAAFLDSLTVPAAVLFGGVFFGSIGFGAGFGTLLAIPYQRADARKREIDMLLADAISFMYALSVGGLNQLEILEAMATADDTYGEVAKEFQSIVQETSYFGTDYRNAVRQQAIETPSADLAQFLTDMLSIINSGGDMERFLYDKKEKHLRTAKQQQELTLETLELFGEMYMTLSLFPLLLIIILVIMSMLGQGQDFLLTATVYLLTPLIGVGFLVLVSTVKRDEPGDGYLDPGGVDAHFAEEQRSGLRHLGLVEVFTGEFSVFDRIRSREGNYRTRELLEAPHVFFRDNPLFTLALTVPAALVLLAFAVASGDAPLAFDGFVDAPVWSTFVWVYVPAYVTLVPLVVFYEWHQIRRSGITNKLSDNLRKLSSANDTGQTLLESIRTTADTSTGKLAEEFDVMYAKVNYGMSLREALVEFNNKYHIPRLARTVKLISEAQQASSQITDVLTTAAQASENQDDIDRERKSRSRMQVAIILMTYLTLLAVMAILKLRFLDVLAGLTAQAGGSGGGGGGGLGSGGFAGGVNVDRLSVLFFHAVTIQAVLSGVIAGYIRSADLISGMKFVVILLSVALGVWVVVA; translated from the coding sequence ATGAGCCTCGACACCGACTCCGGCTTCGGGAGCGCGGCGGGGTTCGCGGACGCGTTCTACCCGGTGTTCAGACGGCTGTTCGACGAGGACGGCGACTTCGTCGGCGGCGTCGACGAGAAGCTGACCGAGGCGCGGATGAACCAGCCCGTGGAGCTGTACGTCTCGCGGGCGCTGGGCGTCGGGGTCCTCCTCGGTCTCGTGTTGTGGATCGTCGGGATGGTCGTCGGCTGGGGCGTGTTCGCCCTGGGGTTGGTCACCCCCGAATCGATCGGACTGGGGATCCCCGTCGACTCCGCCGAGACCGCGGCGTTCCTCGACTCGCTGACGGTGCCGGCGGCGGTGCTGTTCGGCGGAGTGTTCTTCGGGAGCATCGGCTTCGGGGCGGGCTTCGGGACGCTGCTCGCGATCCCGTACCAGCGGGCCGACGCCCGCAAACGGGAGATCGACATGCTGCTCGCGGACGCCATCTCGTTCATGTACGCCCTCTCGGTGGGCGGGCTGAACCAGTTGGAGATCCTCGAGGCGATGGCGACGGCCGACGACACGTACGGCGAGGTCGCCAAGGAGTTCCAGAGCATCGTTCAGGAGACCAGCTACTTCGGCACCGACTACCGGAACGCGGTGCGCCAGCAGGCGATCGAGACCCCCAGCGCCGACCTCGCGCAGTTCCTCACGGACATGCTGTCGATCATCAACTCCGGCGGCGATATGGAGCGGTTCCTCTACGACAAGAAGGAGAAACACCTCCGCACCGCCAAACAGCAGCAGGAGCTGACCCTGGAGACGCTGGAGCTGTTCGGCGAGATGTACATGACCCTCTCGCTGTTCCCCCTCCTCCTCATCATCATCCTCGTCATTATGTCGATGCTGGGGCAGGGACAGGACTTCCTGCTCACGGCGACCGTCTACCTGCTCACGCCGCTCATCGGCGTCGGCTTCCTCGTGCTCGTCTCGACGGTGAAGCGCGACGAACCGGGCGACGGCTACCTGGATCCGGGCGGCGTCGACGCCCACTTCGCCGAGGAGCAGCGCAGCGGGCTGCGCCACCTCGGGCTGGTCGAGGTGTTCACCGGGGAGTTCTCCGTGTTCGACCGCATCCGGTCGCGCGAGGGGAACTACCGAACCAGGGAGCTGTTGGAGGCGCCGCACGTGTTCTTCCGCGACAACCCCCTGTTCACGCTGGCGCTGACGGTGCCGGCGGCGCTGGTGTTGCTCGCGTTCGCGGTCGCCTCGGGCGACGCGCCGCTTGCGTTCGACGGGTTCGTCGACGCGCCCGTCTGGTCGACGTTCGTGTGGGTGTACGTCCCGGCGTACGTGACGCTCGTGCCGCTCGTCGTCTTCTACGAGTGGCACCAGATCCGTCGGTCGGGGATCACGAACAAGCTCTCGGACAACCTCCGGAAGCTCTCCTCGGCCAACGACACCGGGCAGACCCTCCTCGAATCGATCCGGACGACGGCGGACACCTCCACCGGGAAGCTGGCCGAGGAGTTCGACGTGATGTACGCGAAGGTGAACTACGGGATGAGCCTCCGGGAGGCGCTCGTCGAGTTCAACAACAAGTACCACATCCCGCGGCTCGCCCGGACGGTGAAGCTCATCTCGGAGGCCCAACAGGCCTCCAGCCAGATCACCGACGTGCTGACGACGGCCGCGCAGGCCTCGGAGAACCAAGACGACATCGACCGCGAGCGGAAGTCGCGCTCGCGGATGCAGGTCGCGATCATCCTGATGACGTACCTCACGCTGCTGGCGGTGATGGCGATCCTGAAGCTCCGGTTCCTCGACGTCCTCGCCGGCTTGACGGCGCAAGCCGGTGGCTCCGGTGGCGGGGGCGGGGGCGGTCTCGGCTCCGGCGGCTTCGCCGGCGGCGTCAACGTCGACCGCTTGTCGGTGCTGTTCTTCCACGCGGTGACGATCCAAGCGGTGCTGTCGGGCGTCATCGCGGGCTACATCCGCAGCGCTGATCTCATCAGCGGGATGAAGTTCGTCGTGATCCTGCTGTCGGTCGCCCTCGGCGTCTGGGTGGTGGTCGCGTGA
- a CDS encoding type IV pilin N-terminal domain-containing protein, producing the protein MNFNALFDDDRAVSPVIGVILMVAITVILAAVIGSFVLGLGNSVQQTAPNANFQFDFDTANDEVTATHTGGDSIPESQLNVTTNNNFTTAWGSDPVTAGTTSDPVSYTPGSDTVRVIWSSENGDTSQTLAEESTP; encoded by the coding sequence ATGAACTTCAACGCACTTTTCGACGACGACCGCGCCGTCAGCCCGGTGATCGGTGTGATCCTCATGGTCGCGATCACAGTGATCCTCGCGGCGGTTATCGGCTCGTTCGTCCTCGGTCTGGGGAACAGCGTCCAGCAGACGGCACCGAACGCGAACTTCCAGTTCGACTTCGACACGGCCAACGACGAGGTCACCGCGACTCACACGGGTGGAGATTCCATTCCGGAATCGCAGCTCAACGTGACGACGAATAACAACTTCACCACGGCATGGGGCTCGGACCCGGTTACTGCGGGTACCACCTCCGATCCGGTCTCCTACACGCCCGGCTCCGACACCGTCCGCGTGATCTGGTCCTCCGAGAACGGCGACACCTCACAGACCCTCGCCGAGGAGAGCACCCCGTAA
- a CDS encoding DUF7289 family protein, whose amino-acid sequence MYPGGKSGDRGQSEVIGFVLLIGLVAVGVTGVVALGGTAIDATQDRAAFDNAELAMSEFDSRTGVVALGGTGVNRVRFPTTDSGDVSVRGDAGSLRFEVTNRSTGAVAMNESMPLGAVVYEQGERSLAYQGGGVWALDESGNARMVSPPEFHYRVRDGRDPTLTLPIVTVRGNATGGRTALVSSAGSSTLFPEYGNESLDNPLEQGLVNVTVESRYYRAWGDYMETRTSGNVSYDHDAHTVTLTLVSPQEPRTVENAIASGSQSVVIQGGTDVDSYNSSEGPYVSGSPCPPGSNASVYVVEDLELSGDSTVCGDMYVDGDLDIGGGIVVRGDLIVNGDLTFGGGAGTVDADLIVATGTLDMAGGVTLQSDTVVGGTVSEGGGVTVTSDVRTGGRYLAGSGTLTDTGSVHAADDYVPANGQNVEGTVRTAGVYDDDSVYPNDGSATIVEGAAGPDLSDLERARDLTPPNFGSIDNEIDSKLAETTASNDNGDESGDIADVESGNCWGTCTLDAGSYALEEVDVGGDLVLNTTEGPVTLAVEGDFDVGGGGEIRVIGDGAVEVYVGGDAPISGRLVTASGRGDQVTIYGDSESSVSLSSATVYGVLYAPGNDEISMSGGSELYGAIVGTVTSARGGSVIHYDEALRSREAIDTTNDAYPELTYVHVSVNNVTVSSG is encoded by the coding sequence ATGTATCCCGGGGGGAAGTCGGGGGACCGCGGCCAGTCGGAGGTGATCGGGTTCGTGCTCCTGATCGGACTCGTGGCCGTCGGCGTCACCGGCGTCGTCGCGCTCGGCGGCACGGCCATCGACGCGACGCAGGACCGGGCCGCCTTCGACAACGCGGAACTCGCCATGAGCGAGTTCGACTCCCGGACGGGCGTCGTCGCGCTCGGCGGCACCGGGGTCAACCGCGTCAGGTTCCCCACCACCGACAGCGGCGACGTGAGCGTCCGTGGCGACGCCGGATCCCTCCGCTTCGAAGTGACGAACCGGTCGACCGGCGCGGTCGCGATGAACGAGTCCATGCCCCTCGGGGCGGTCGTGTACGAGCAGGGCGAGCGGTCGCTGGCGTACCAGGGCGGCGGCGTGTGGGCGCTCGACGAGTCGGGGAACGCACGGATGGTGTCGCCGCCGGAGTTCCACTACCGCGTGCGCGACGGCCGCGACCCGACGCTCACGCTCCCGATCGTCACCGTCCGGGGGAACGCCACCGGCGGCCGGACCGCGCTCGTCTCCTCGGCGGGGTCGAGTACGCTGTTCCCCGAGTACGGCAACGAGTCGCTGGACAACCCGCTCGAACAGGGGCTGGTGAACGTCACCGTCGAGAGCCGTTACTACCGAGCGTGGGGCGACTACATGGAGACGCGCACCAGCGGGAACGTCTCCTACGACCACGACGCGCACACGGTGACGCTGACGCTCGTCTCCCCGCAGGAGCCGCGCACCGTCGAGAACGCCATCGCCTCGGGGAGCCAGAGCGTCGTCATCCAAGGCGGGACCGACGTGGACAGCTACAACTCCTCGGAGGGTCCGTACGTCTCCGGGTCGCCGTGCCCGCCGGGGTCGAACGCGAGCGTCTACGTCGTCGAGGACCTCGAACTCAGCGGCGACTCGACGGTCTGTGGCGACATGTACGTCGACGGCGACCTCGACATCGGCGGCGGCATCGTCGTCCGCGGCGACCTGATCGTGAACGGCGACCTCACCTTCGGCGGCGGCGCGGGCACGGTCGACGCCGACCTCATCGTCGCCACCGGGACGCTCGACATGGCCGGCGGCGTCACCCTCCAGAGCGACACCGTCGTGGGCGGCACCGTCTCGGAGGGCGGCGGCGTCACCGTCACCTCCGACGTGCGAACCGGCGGGCGCTATCTCGCCGGCTCGGGGACGCTCACCGACACCGGGAGCGTCCACGCGGCCGACGACTACGTGCCCGCGAACGGTCAGAACGTCGAGGGGACCGTCCGGACGGCCGGCGTGTACGACGACGACAGCGTCTACCCCAACGACGGGTCCGCGACGATCGTCGAGGGGGCGGCCGGCCCGGACCTGAGCGACCTCGAGCGAGCACGCGACCTCACACCGCCGAACTTCGGGTCCATCGACAACGAGATCGACTCGAAACTCGCCGAGACCACCGCGTCCAACGACAACGGCGACGAGAGCGGCGACATCGCGGACGTCGAGTCCGGCAACTGTTGGGGCACCTGCACGCTCGATGCGGGGTCGTACGCGCTCGAGGAGGTGGACGTCGGCGGCGACCTCGTCCTCAACACGACCGAGGGACCGGTGACGCTCGCGGTCGAGGGCGACTTCGACGTGGGCGGGGGCGGCGAGATCCGAGTGATCGGCGACGGCGCCGTGGAGGTGTACGTCGGGGGCGACGCGCCGATCAGCGGTCGGCTGGTGACCGCGAGCGGCCGCGGCGACCAGGTGACGATTTACGGCGACTCCGAGTCGTCGGTGTCGCTCAGCTCCGCGACGGTGTACGGCGTGTTGTACGCCCCCGGGAACGACGAGATCTCGATGAGCGGCGGGTCGGAGCTGTACGGCGCCATCGTCGGCACGGTCACGTCCGCCCGTGGCGGATCGGTGATCCACTACGACGAGGCGCTCCGCTCGCGGGAGGCCATCGACACGACCAACGACGCGTACCCGGAACTCACCTACGTCCACGTCAGCGTCAACAACGTCACCGTCTCGTCGGGGTAA
- a CDS encoding type II/IV secretion system ATPase subunit, protein MATDDADAPPAAGFEEAPGPEAAGDAVVVGEYTWPDFLREHGHPEAADELADLLRTEVVEEDEHGEEVVRVEVRAATAEDLESLGVTDVAADALDMAPVQLPATVGWAGALGTDIAGRHPLLAYDDTPVWKDIYTWDDYREEYFLDEEGNPPVDEEGEPLEFTDEDKSEALGFDCDRVEETLGHLAKRAPELDEVVDERTVDVADDVDEDAFFSDATGVTTVANRYDLEKAVPMPKKRHFREVERYWVNEPYSFVIVFHSTKENEKKYYVVEPYQNRIETDLVDFLEGKLRSAIKYADEGEVAADDDHRRRTIREETYDLLDRYDLYEREEGPGLGDRLSDLFGVDVDDEGAAGRLIRALGVTPRDTDGEIEGIAARPEPAVLAEDPDTLTEYTVMKALYYLERDFVGYERIDGVKHDINVEDISVDGYNSPVFVYHSDYEQIITNVYHGEQELDDFVVKLAQRSGKGISKRRPQVDATLPDGSRAQLTLGKEVSDHGTNYTIRQFKDVPFTPIDLINWKTFSLDEMAFLWLCIENHKSLIFAGGTASGKTTSLNAVSLFIPSNSKIVSIEDTREVELPQRNWIASVTRPSFAEDDGGDVDEFDLLEAALRQRPDYIVMGEIRGEEGRTLFQVMSTGHTTYTTFHADNVGEVLKRFTTEPINVSKTMFTALDLVSIQTQTRVQGSKVRRNKSLTEINHYDAENDEINVQDVYQWQAETDEFLHMGDSNTLEEIMFDRGWGVDTLNEELLKRRAVIAYLIDRGLNTYTQVAATLQAFINDPETILSLMANDRLEESLDDLREMESVLIDVDQDKEEMVPRPDPSEAQAEEATRILEEAESILGEHRGERADSVAAALGTVEPAGDVAAEPGTGDDLAADGEAEPSTAADGTRDPFDGIGPEPLDIGSDTGVADAADDGLGDAADGDEGDDPMVAGEFEPTDDRDGDRDADPAAFDAVDQFDDDVADGEGDDADGDSEDAHGSTGADDAAEDVDLGDLNGGGPGGADEDSHAADAPADAEGVGDDGDAADDEEIDDWGFGEVESPEEESGE, encoded by the coding sequence ATGGCTACCGACGACGCAGATGCGCCACCGGCGGCCGGGTTCGAGGAGGCGCCCGGGCCGGAGGCGGCGGGGGATGCAGTCGTCGTCGGGGAGTACACGTGGCCCGACTTCCTGCGCGAGCACGGACACCCGGAGGCGGCCGACGAACTCGCCGACCTCCTCCGGACGGAGGTCGTCGAGGAGGACGAACACGGGGAGGAGGTCGTCCGCGTCGAGGTCCGCGCCGCGACCGCCGAGGACTTGGAGTCGCTCGGCGTCACGGACGTCGCCGCCGACGCGCTCGACATGGCGCCGGTGCAACTCCCGGCGACGGTCGGGTGGGCCGGCGCGCTCGGCACGGACATCGCCGGCCGCCACCCGCTCCTCGCGTACGACGACACCCCCGTCTGGAAGGACATCTACACCTGGGACGACTACCGCGAGGAGTACTTCCTCGACGAGGAGGGGAACCCCCCGGTCGACGAGGAGGGCGAACCCCTGGAGTTCACCGACGAGGACAAAAGCGAGGCGCTCGGCTTCGACTGCGACCGCGTCGAGGAGACCCTCGGCCACCTCGCGAAGCGGGCGCCGGAGTTGGACGAGGTGGTCGACGAGCGGACGGTCGACGTCGCCGACGACGTCGACGAGGACGCGTTCTTCAGCGACGCGACCGGGGTGACGACCGTCGCGAACCGCTACGACTTGGAGAAGGCGGTGCCGATGCCGAAGAAGCGCCACTTCCGCGAGGTGGAGCGCTACTGGGTGAACGAGCCGTACTCGTTCGTCATCGTGTTCCACTCGACGAAGGAGAACGAGAAGAAGTACTACGTCGTCGAGCCGTACCAGAACCGGATCGAGACGGATCTGGTCGACTTCCTCGAGGGGAAGCTCCGGTCGGCGATCAAGTACGCAGACGAGGGCGAGGTCGCCGCGGACGACGACCACCGGCGCCGGACGATCCGCGAGGAGACGTACGACCTCCTCGACCGCTACGACCTGTACGAGCGCGAGGAAGGGCCGGGGCTGGGCGACCGACTCTCGGACCTGTTCGGCGTCGACGTCGACGACGAGGGGGCCGCGGGTCGGTTGATCCGGGCGCTCGGTGTGACCCCTCGCGACACCGACGGCGAGATCGAGGGGATCGCCGCGCGACCGGAACCGGCCGTGCTCGCGGAGGACCCCGACACGCTCACCGAGTACACGGTGATGAAGGCGCTGTACTACCTCGAACGCGACTTCGTCGGCTACGAGCGCATCGACGGCGTGAAACACGACATCAACGTGGAGGACATCTCCGTCGACGGGTACAACTCGCCCGTCTTCGTCTACCACTCCGACTACGAGCAGATCATCACCAACGTCTACCACGGCGAACAGGAGTTGGACGACTTCGTCGTGAAGCTGGCACAGCGGTCGGGGAAAGGGATCTCCAAACGACGCCCGCAGGTCGACGCGACGCTGCCGGACGGGTCGCGCGCCCAACTCACCCTCGGCAAGGAGGTGTCCGACCACGGGACGAACTACACCATCCGCCAGTTCAAGGACGTCCCGTTCACGCCGATCGACCTCATCAACTGGAAGACGTTCTCGCTCGACGAGATGGCGTTCCTGTGGCTGTGCATCGAGAATCACAAGAGCCTGATCTTCGCGGGCGGCACGGCGTCCGGGAAGACGACGAGCCTGAACGCGGTGTCGCTGTTCATCCCCTCGAACTCGAAGATCGTCTCCATCGAGGACACGCGCGAGGTGGAACTGCCCCAGCGCAACTGGATCGCGTCGGTCACCAGACCGTCGTTCGCGGAGGACGACGGCGGCGACGTCGACGAGTTCGACCTGCTCGAGGCCGCACTGCGCCAGCGCCCCGACTACATCGTGATGGGCGAGATCCGCGGCGAAGAGGGGCGGACGCTGTTCCAGGTCATGTCGACCGGGCACACGACGTACACGACGTTCCACGCGGACAACGTCGGCGAGGTGCTCAAGCGGTTCACGACCGAGCCGATCAACGTCTCGAAGACGATGTTCACGGCGCTGGATCTGGTCTCCATCCAGACGCAGACCCGGGTGCAGGGGAGCAAGGTGCGCCGGAACAAGTCGCTCACGGAGATCAACCACTACGACGCCGAGAACGACGAGATCAACGTCCAAGACGTGTACCAGTGGCAGGCGGAGACGGACGAGTTCCTCCACATGGGCGACTCGAACACGCTGGAGGAGATCATGTTCGACCGCGGGTGGGGCGTCGACACGCTGAACGAGGAACTCCTCAAGCGGCGCGCGGTGATCGCGTACCTCATCGACCGCGGACTGAACACGTACACGCAGGTGGCGGCGACGCTCCAGGCGTTCATCAACGACCCCGAGACGATCCTGTCGCTGATGGCGAACGATCGGCTCGAGGAGAGCCTCGACGACCTCCGCGAGATGGAGTCGGTGCTCATCGACGTCGACCAGGACAAAGAGGAGATGGTGCCGAGACCGGATCCCTCCGAGGCGCAGGCCGAGGAGGCGACACGGATCCTCGAGGAGGCGGAGTCGATCCTCGGGGAGCACCGCGGCGAGCGCGCCGACAGCGTCGCCGCCGCGCTGGGCACCGTCGAGCCGGCGGGCGACGTGGCCGCCGAACCCGGAACCGGCGACGACCTCGCGGCCGACGGCGAGGCGGAGCCGTCGACGGCAGCCGACGGGACGCGCGATCCGTTCGACGGGATCGGGCCGGAGCCGCTGGACATCGGCAGCGACACGGGTGTCGCCGACGCGGCCGACGACGGCTTGGGGGACGCCGCCGACGGCGACGAGGGCGACGACCCGATGGTGGCCGGCGAGTTCGAACCGACGGACGACCGCGACGGCGACCGCGACGCCGACCCGGCGGCGTTCGACGCCGTCGACCAGTTCGACGACGACGTCGCCGACGGCGAGGGAGACGACGCCGACGGCGACTCCGAGGACGCCCACGGGTCGACCGGGGCGGACGACGCGGCCGAGGACGTCGACCTCGGTGATCTGAACGGGGGCGGTCCCGGCGGTGCGGACGAGGACTCGCACGCCGCGGACGCGCCAGCGGATGCCGAGGGAGTCGGCGACGACGGCGATGCGGCCGACGACGAGGAGATCGACGACTGGGGGTTCGGCGAGGTGGAGTCGCCGGAGGAGGAGTCGGGGGAGTAG
- a CDS encoding 30S ribosomal protein S15, with protein MARMHTRRRGSSGSDNPAADEPPEWSDVDADDVEERVVELAEQGHDPSVIGLKLRDEGVKGTPVPDVKNATGKKVTEILDEHDAGSDLPEDLRNLMARAVRLREHMAENQQDAQNKRALQNTESKIRRLANYYRGGALDEDFRYTYENAVDLLEDDA; from the coding sequence ATGGCACGAATGCACACCCGCCGACGTGGGTCGTCCGGTTCGGACAACCCCGCGGCAGACGAACCCCCGGAGTGGAGCGACGTCGACGCCGACGACGTCGAGGAACGCGTCGTCGAACTCGCCGAACAGGGTCACGACCCCAGCGTCATCGGTCTCAAACTGCGTGACGAGGGCGTGAAGGGCACGCCGGTCCCCGACGTGAAGAACGCGACCGGCAAGAAGGTCACCGAGATCCTCGACGAACACGACGCCGGCTCCGACCTGCCCGAGGACCTGCGCAACCTGATGGCCCGTGCGGTCCGCCTCCGCGAACACATGGCGGAGAACCAGCAGGACGCACAGAACAAGCGCGCGCTCCAGAACACCGAGTCGAAGATCCGCCGTCTCGCGAACTACTACCGCGGCGGCGCCCTCGACGAGGACTTCCGGTACACCTACGA
- a CDS encoding DUF7287 family protein, which yields MTPPRPTPRTRGRDDRAQTTIDFAVGAGVFLVVVAFVFAFAGQLLVPFTDAERAPTADRFADSLAGGVLGQADEPAVLDAECTAAFFATVQDGDTPPSRCAFGAGSTASAVLGTDARVNVTVEERPPDGDVVVLATPSGPRTLATPSAPTATQSVTVARRFVRLDGRSYRLVVRVW from the coding sequence GTGACGCCTCCGCGCCCGACCCCGCGGACTCGCGGGCGCGACGATCGGGCACAGACGACGATCGACTTCGCCGTCGGCGCGGGGGTGTTCCTCGTGGTCGTCGCGTTCGTGTTCGCGTTCGCCGGCCAACTGCTCGTCCCGTTCACGGACGCCGAGCGGGCGCCCACCGCCGACCGGTTCGCCGACTCGCTCGCGGGCGGCGTGCTCGGGCAGGCAGACGAGCCGGCCGTGCTCGACGCCGAGTGCACCGCGGCGTTCTTCGCGACGGTGCAGGACGGCGACACGCCGCCGTCGCGGTGCGCGTTCGGCGCCGGATCGACCGCGAGCGCGGTGCTCGGCACCGACGCGCGGGTGAACGTGACCGTCGAGGAGCGGCCGCCCGACGGCGACGTGGTGGTGCTCGCCACGCCCTCGGGTCCCCGCACGCTCGCGACCCCGAGCGCGCCGACGGCGACCCAGAGCGTCACCGTCGCCCGCCGGTTCGTCCGGCTCGACGGCCGAAGCTACCGGCTCGTCGTGAGGGTGTGGTGA